Proteins found in one Streptomyces sp. CB09001 genomic segment:
- a CDS encoding VWA domain-containing protein, translating into MANFSKSNVPQFAVDVYQNEYLPEGGREVNAIVTVTATGGGTVGSAVAAPHLYSPGQGPSAAVALMVDCSGSMDYPPTKMRNARDATSAAIDTLRDGVHFAVVGGTHVAKEIYPGGGRLAVADATTREQAKHALRRLSAGGGTAIGTWLRLADRLLSTADVAIRHGILLTDGRNEHESPEDLKAALDACAGRFTCDARGVGTDWEVKEVTGIASALLGTADIVADPAGLAADFTRMMETAMGKEVADVALRLWTPVGTTVKFVKQVAPTVEELTARRAEAGPRAGDYPTGSWGDESRDYHVCVEVPAAGLGQEMLAARVSLVIPEPDGSVQNLGAQGLVRAVWTDDMTASTSINPQVAHYTGQAELAQAIQQGLDLRKAGDIDGATAKLGRAVQLAGVSGNADTAKLLAKVVDVVDAAAGTVRLKAKVEEADEMTLETRSTKTVRVKK; encoded by the coding sequence ATGGCCAATTTCTCGAAGTCGAACGTGCCGCAGTTCGCGGTGGACGTCTACCAGAACGAGTACCTGCCCGAGGGCGGGCGTGAGGTCAACGCCATCGTCACGGTCACCGCGACCGGCGGCGGCACGGTCGGGAGCGCGGTCGCCGCGCCCCATCTGTACTCGCCCGGTCAGGGGCCGTCCGCCGCCGTGGCGTTGATGGTCGACTGCTCGGGCTCCATGGACTACCCGCCGACCAAGATGCGCAACGCCCGCGACGCCACGTCCGCCGCGATCGACACCCTGCGCGACGGCGTGCACTTCGCCGTGGTCGGCGGCACCCACGTGGCCAAGGAAATCTACCCGGGCGGCGGCCGGCTCGCGGTCGCGGACGCCACCACCCGCGAACAGGCCAAGCATGCGCTGCGCCGGCTGAGCGCGGGCGGCGGCACCGCCATCGGCACCTGGCTGCGGCTGGCCGACCGGCTGCTGTCCACCGCGGACGTCGCCATCCGGCACGGCATCCTGCTCACCGACGGCCGCAACGAGCACGAGTCACCGGAGGACCTCAAGGCCGCGCTCGACGCCTGCGCCGGGCGTTTCACGTGCGACGCCCGGGGCGTGGGCACCGACTGGGAGGTGAAAGAAGTCACAGGGATCGCCTCCGCGCTGCTCGGCACCGCCGACATCGTCGCCGATCCGGCCGGCCTGGCCGCCGACTTCACGCGGATGATGGAGACGGCCATGGGCAAGGAGGTCGCGGACGTCGCGCTGCGGCTGTGGACCCCGGTCGGCACCACGGTGAAGTTCGTCAAGCAGGTCGCCCCGACCGTCGAGGAGCTGACCGCCCGCCGCGCCGAGGCGGGGCCGCGGGCCGGTGACTACCCCACCGGTTCCTGGGGCGACGAGTCCCGCGACTACCACGTCTGCGTCGAGGTACCGGCCGCCGGCCTCGGCCAGGAGATGCTGGCCGCCCGCGTCTCGCTGGTGATCCCCGAGCCCGACGGGAGTGTCCAGAACCTCGGCGCGCAGGGTCTCGTACGGGCCGTGTGGACCGACGACATGACCGCCTCCACGTCGATCAACCCCCAAGTCGCCCACTACACCGGGCAGGCCGAACTGGCACAAGCCATCCAACAAGGGCTCGATCTCCGCAAAGCGGGAGACATCGACGGAGCAACGGCCAAACTGGGCCGCGCGGTTCAGCTCGCCGGAGTCTCCGGAAACGCGGATACGGCGAAACTGCTTGCGAAGGTGGTGGACGTGGTGGACGCGGCGGCAGGTACTGTGCGACTGAAAGCGAAGGTCGAGGAGGCCGACGAGATGACTCTCGAGACCCGGTCGACCAAGACTGTTCGTGTGAAGAAGTGA
- a CDS encoding FHA domain-containing protein — MPTCPNGHQSGSDDWCEVCGHRMAGAVPPPPPPPPPGGGYGFPPPAGPGGPGGGPGGPGGEPQLCPQCRTPREGGAPFCEECRWNFLTNTATSYTPAAPRPPASGGPAPHFGQPPAGPSYGGGDAYDYQGSRPSQMNRPAEPIPPGPPPFGADPAGRGGPGGPAGGPGGPFGPGGPGGSDRPGGPGGPGGPGGPGGFGGPDGPNRPGDFGGPGGPGGSGGPNGPGGPGGPGGPGGFNGAGGPGGPNGPSGSPAPPGFGSDPSRPVPPPPGPVPPGGTGGPGGPGGPGGAPQGYQAGPSVPPAFPQEANRPQQGGPSFGGDDWVLPPPTSGAPGGPGGPGPAQGGGYGYPQPGATQAPPPPPGQGFPQQPQRPQQPATWSATIGPDREYFMAMMQRSGPEAAGLNLPAYSPEQQRTLTGNQITIGRRRHSTGDVPDIDLAVPPEDPGVSHQHAVLVQQPDGSWAVVDQNSTNGTTVNGGEEPIQPFVPVPLQDGDRVHVGAWTTITIRRG; from the coding sequence ATGCCGACCTGCCCGAACGGACACCAGTCGGGTTCCGACGACTGGTGCGAGGTCTGCGGTCACCGCATGGCCGGTGCCGTGCCGCCCCCTCCGCCGCCACCCCCTCCGGGCGGCGGCTACGGCTTCCCGCCGCCCGCCGGTCCGGGCGGTCCCGGTGGCGGGCCCGGCGGTCCGGGCGGCGAGCCGCAGTTGTGCCCGCAGTGCCGCACGCCGCGTGAGGGCGGTGCGCCGTTCTGCGAGGAGTGCCGGTGGAACTTCCTGACCAACACCGCCACCTCGTACACCCCGGCCGCCCCGCGCCCGCCGGCGTCCGGTGGCCCGGCGCCGCACTTCGGGCAGCCGCCCGCGGGTCCGTCGTACGGCGGCGGTGACGCGTACGACTACCAGGGCTCCCGCCCGTCCCAGATGAACCGCCCCGCAGAACCGATCCCCCCGGGCCCGCCGCCCTTCGGCGCCGACCCGGCGGGTCGCGGAGGTCCCGGCGGTCCCGCAGGCGGCCCCGGCGGCCCCTTCGGCCCTGGCGGGCCCGGGGGTTCCGACAGGCCCGGTGGGCCCGGTGGGCCTGGTGGACCTGGTGGACCTGGTGGTTTCGGCGGCCCCGACGGACCCAACCGTCCCGGCGATTTCGGCGGCCCGGGCGGCCCAGGTGGTTCCGGCGGCCCCAATGGTCCCGGTGGTCCGGGCGGCCCCGGTGGTCCGGGCGGCTTCAACGGCGCAGGAGGCCCCGGCGGTCCGAACGGCCCGTCCGGTTCGCCGGCCCCGCCCGGCTTCGGCAGTGATCCGTCGCGTCCCGTCCCGCCTCCGCCCGGCCCCGTCCCGCCCGGCGGCACCGGCGGCCCTGGTGGGCCCGGCGGTCCAGGTGGCGCTCCGCAGGGGTACCAGGCCGGTCCGTCGGTCCCGCCCGCCTTCCCGCAGGAGGCCAACCGCCCGCAGCAGGGCGGCCCGTCCTTCGGCGGGGACGACTGGGTGCTCCCGCCGCCGACGTCCGGCGCTCCGGGAGGTCCCGGCGGACCGGGCCCGGCCCAGGGCGGCGGGTACGGCTACCCGCAGCCCGGCGCCACCCAGGCGCCGCCGCCTCCGCCCGGCCAGGGCTTCCCGCAGCAGCCGCAGCGGCCTCAGCAGCCGGCCACCTGGTCGGCGACGATCGGCCCGGACCGCGAGTACTTCATGGCGATGATGCAGCGCTCCGGCCCCGAGGCCGCGGGCCTGAACCTGCCCGCGTACTCGCCCGAGCAGCAGCGCACGCTCACCGGCAACCAGATCACCATCGGCCGTCGGCGGCACTCCACGGGCGACGTCCCGGACATCGATCTGGCCGTGCCGCCGGAGGACCCGGGCGTCTCGCACCAGCACGCGGTGCTGGTGCAGCAGCCGGACGGCAGCTGGGCGGTCGTCGACCAGAACTCGACGAACGGCACGACGGTCAACGGCGGCGAGGAGCCGATCCAGCCCTTCGTGCCGGTGCCGCTCCAGGACGGCGACCGGGTGCACGTGGGCGCCTGGACGACGATCACGATCCGCCGCGGATAG
- a CDS encoding methyltransferase domain-containing protein: protein MGGYEDLDSLAASARAELVREIELSGAWTADPVWREAFREVPRHLFVPYYYVGVRGGYERRWGEDPDPGVRERWVRGAYADAPLATRMRDGELLSSSSQPSLMAMMLVELGVRDGDRVLEIGAGTGYNAALLAHRLGDDDLVTTVDLDPEITESARRHLDAAGYRPAVVTGDGARGVPERAPYDRILATCTLPSVPRAWPAQCRPGGRILAPLATGLVVLTVRDAEHAEGRFLHTPAYFVPLRGADRAAPETPGLGGVPRRAREDDLFRFLLSLSRGGLDPQEAYALWQREDAPRRERYGITVSGERVWAWLDDPEGPYAWPFP from the coding sequence ATGGGCGGGTACGAGGACCTGGACAGCCTCGCCGCTTCCGCGCGGGCGGAGCTGGTGCGGGAGATCGAGCTGAGCGGTGCCTGGACGGCCGACCCGGTGTGGCGGGAGGCGTTCCGGGAGGTCCCGCGCCACCTCTTCGTGCCGTACTACTACGTCGGCGTCCGGGGCGGCTACGAACGCCGGTGGGGCGAGGACCCCGACCCGGGCGTCCGCGAGCGCTGGGTGCGCGGCGCGTACGCCGACGCCCCGCTGGCGACGCGGATGCGCGACGGCGAACTGCTCTCCTCCAGCAGCCAGCCCTCGCTGATGGCGATGATGCTGGTCGAGCTGGGCGTGCGGGACGGCGACCGGGTCCTGGAAATCGGCGCCGGGACCGGCTACAACGCCGCCCTGCTCGCCCACCGGCTCGGCGACGACGACCTGGTCACCACCGTCGACCTGGACCCCGAGATCACCGAGTCGGCCCGCCGGCACCTGGACGCCGCCGGGTACCGCCCGGCCGTCGTCACCGGCGACGGCGCCCGCGGCGTCCCCGAACGCGCCCCCTACGACCGGATCCTCGCCACCTGCACGCTGCCCTCGGTGCCGCGCGCCTGGCCGGCCCAGTGCCGCCCCGGCGGCCGGATCCTGGCCCCGCTGGCCACCGGTCTCGTCGTCCTCACCGTCCGCGACGCCGAGCACGCCGAGGGGCGCTTCCTGCACACGCCCGCGTACTTCGTACCGCTGCGCGGCGCGGACCGCGCCGCGCCCGAGACACCGGGCCTGGGCGGCGTACCGCGCCGGGCCCGGGAGGACGACCTGTTCCGCTTCCTGCTGTCGCTGAGCCGGGGCGGGCTCGATCCGCAGGAGGCGTACGCGCTGTGGCAGCGCGAGGACGCCCCGCGCCGCGAGCGCTACGGCATCACCGTCAGCGGCGAACGGGTCTGGGCGTGGCTGGACGACCCCGAGGGCCCCTACGCCTGGCCGTTCCCCTGA
- a CDS encoding globin yields the protein MDGVNEIRRGTLQEQTFYEQVGGEETFRRLVHRFYEGVAEDPILRPMYPEEDLGPAEDRFALFLMQYWGGPTTYSDNRGHPRLRMRHAPFAVDRAAHDAWLKHMRVALDELGLSEEHEQTLWKYLTYAAASMINTPG from the coding sequence ATGGACGGCGTGAACGAGATTCGGCGCGGCACGCTTCAGGAGCAGACCTTCTACGAGCAGGTCGGCGGGGAGGAGACCTTCCGCCGACTCGTCCACCGCTTCTACGAGGGAGTCGCCGAGGACCCGATCCTGCGGCCGATGTATCCCGAGGAGGACCTGGGTCCGGCCGAGGACCGCTTCGCGCTGTTCCTCATGCAGTACTGGGGCGGCCCCACGACGTACAGCGACAACCGCGGCCACCCGCGGCTGCGGATGCGGCACGCCCCCTTCGCCGTCGACCGGGCCGCGCACGACGCCTGGCTGAAGCACATGCGGGTCGCGCTCGACGAGCTGGGCCTGTCCGAGGAACACGAGCAGACGCTGTGGAAGTACCTGACGTACGCGGCGGCCTCAATGATCAACACCCCGGGCTGA
- a CDS encoding ABC transporter permease: MGFVLLRARAHRLLLAAALLTVLLTTTVLATLTAYSGAIGDAALRHALADSRTGADAALMVKADVPAAQRAAADATVREGAAKTFDGLPRTVRTLVRSGPYALPGSLRPATERSGDPDLTFFAALDPTQVRVDEGRLPEDGGGGKDGAGDGGADSGGAVEVAVPVAAAERIGVGTGDRLTLTDRLDGPAVDIVVSGLYRPVDTGSPYWRLDDLAGRGLQQGGFTTYGPLLAAPGALSGGRVSAGSSGWLVTADYSSLTTGRTQALGDAARGGLAWLREQQVLSGTTAATTELPAILERLDRSLEVSRSTLLVIASQLVLLAGGALLLVARLLSVERAGELRLLRARGASRARLAAGSALEALLLAVPALVCAPLLARPLVRLLAGQGAPARIGLGWEPAAGGSGTVWLVAAVAALGCTLAVTLPALTLAPEAGGGRPRALPGWLRAGADVGLLVIAGIAYWQLDQQTSAAGTGDADAPGTLGVDPLFVATPTLALLAGTVLALRLLPLVARFAERRAASGRGLAAALAGWQLSRRPMRGAGPVLLLVLAVALGTMAIGQGASWSRSQDDQADFRTGAPIRMQASGTPGPGRTDLVAGVTGVAEVAPAARSEVSLSGDRTATVLALDTSHAAGLMLMRPDLADESPRGLLSGMAPEQPSKGATIPAGTARLTLAATLAVPGLDPAYVGSRSADVTVTVEDRWGSPYRLAAGSLTADGREHTLDMDVSAGPLTLTGVEFTVVQPGGESEEHRLTVRRVTATAADGTARPVPLPDAWTAGSELAPPSVTPDAPGAPSTPRLLKPGPLAVEYSTGYSEAGGWKITTLTVRLRVAQPKPAEVTAVATDRFLDSSGASTGQRVTVLIGGHDVPVRIVRSVRALPGTEPETPSAQFGGALLVDLPAVNRHLQSKYGASVAPTEWWLRAGPGRTDEAAAGLRAFPDTAPAQVLVRDEVAERLRDDPFGAGPGAAFAAATLVAAALAAVGFAVSAAGSLRERGTEFSVLRALGASRRRLARTVAAEQGVLTGLALLTGAALGAVLTRAVIPLTVLTPQATRPVPDVQVALPGDRVALLLAGMAVVPLLVTAALALRRTDTTVTLKDHGGTGR, translated from the coding sequence ATGGGGTTCGTGCTGCTGCGCGCGCGGGCGCACCGCCTGCTGCTGGCCGCGGCCCTGCTCACCGTGCTGCTCACCACCACGGTGCTGGCCACCCTGACCGCGTACTCGGGCGCCATCGGCGACGCGGCTCTGCGGCACGCCCTCGCGGACTCGCGCACCGGGGCCGACGCCGCGCTGATGGTGAAGGCGGACGTACCGGCCGCACAGCGGGCGGCCGCGGACGCCACCGTGCGCGAGGGCGCCGCGAAGACCTTCGACGGGCTGCCGCGGACGGTACGGACCCTGGTGCGCTCGGGCCCGTACGCGCTGCCCGGCTCCCTGCGGCCCGCGACCGAGCGGTCCGGCGATCCCGATCTGACCTTCTTCGCGGCGCTCGACCCGACGCAGGTCCGCGTCGACGAGGGACGGCTCCCCGAGGACGGGGGCGGGGGCAAGGACGGGGCCGGGGACGGAGGCGCGGACTCCGGCGGCGCGGTCGAGGTGGCGGTGCCGGTCGCCGCCGCCGAACGCATCGGCGTCGGTACCGGCGACCGGCTCACCCTCACCGACCGGCTCGACGGCCCGGCCGTCGACATCGTGGTGAGCGGCCTGTACCGGCCGGTCGACACCGGGTCGCCGTACTGGCGCCTCGACGACCTGGCCGGGCGCGGCCTCCAGCAGGGCGGCTTCACGACGTACGGGCCGCTGCTCGCCGCGCCCGGTGCGCTGAGCGGCGGCCGGGTCAGCGCGGGGTCGTCCGGGTGGCTGGTGACGGCGGACTACTCGTCGCTGACGACCGGGCGGACGCAGGCGCTCGGGGACGCGGCCCGGGGCGGCCTGGCGTGGTTGCGCGAGCAGCAGGTGCTCAGCGGCACCACCGCGGCGACCACCGAACTGCCCGCGATCCTGGAGCGTCTCGACCGTTCGCTGGAGGTGTCCCGCTCCACCCTCCTGGTCATCGCCTCGCAGCTGGTGCTGCTCGCGGGCGGCGCGCTGCTGCTGGTGGCGCGGCTGCTGAGCGTGGAGCGGGCGGGCGAGCTGCGGCTGCTGCGGGCCCGCGGCGCCTCCCGGGCCCGGCTGGCGGCGGGGTCCGCGCTGGAGGCGCTGCTGCTGGCCGTGCCCGCGCTGGTCTGCGCACCGCTGCTGGCCAGGCCGCTGGTCCGGCTGCTGGCCGGACAGGGGGCGCCGGCCCGGATCGGGCTCGGCTGGGAGCCGGCGGCCGGCGGCAGCGGCACCGTGTGGCTGGTGGCGGCGGTCGCGGCGCTCGGGTGCACGCTGGCCGTGACGCTGCCCGCGCTGACCCTCGCGCCGGAGGCCGGTGGCGGACGGCCCCGGGCACTGCCGGGCTGGCTGCGGGCCGGCGCGGACGTGGGTCTGCTGGTGATCGCCGGTATCGCCTACTGGCAGCTGGACCAGCAGACATCCGCCGCGGGGACGGGCGACGCCGATGCCCCGGGCACCCTGGGGGTCGATCCGCTGTTCGTGGCGACGCCCACGCTGGCGCTGCTGGCCGGGACTGTGCTGGCGCTGCGGCTGCTGCCGCTGGTGGCGCGGTTCGCGGAGCGCCGGGCGGCGAGCGGGCGCGGCCTCGCGGCGGCGCTGGCGGGCTGGCAGCTGAGCCGCCGTCCGATGCGCGGGGCGGGTCCGGTGCTGCTGCTGGTGCTCGCCGTGGCGCTGGGCACGATGGCGATCGGGCAGGGCGCCTCGTGGTCCCGTTCGCAGGACGACCAGGCCGACTTCCGCACGGGGGCGCCGATCCGGATGCAGGCCTCGGGCACGCCGGGCCCGGGCCGCACCGACCTGGTCGCGGGCGTCACGGGGGTGGCGGAGGTCGCCCCCGCGGCCCGGTCCGAGGTCTCCCTGTCCGGCGACCGGACGGCGACGGTGCTCGCGCTGGACACCTCGCACGCGGCGGGCCTGATGCTGATGCGCCCCGACCTGGCCGACGAGTCGCCGCGCGGGCTGCTGTCCGGCATGGCGCCGGAACAGCCGTCGAAGGGCGCGACGATCCCGGCGGGCACGGCCCGGCTCACGCTGGCGGCGACCCTGGCCGTCCCGGGCCTCGACCCGGCCTACGTCGGCTCCCGGTCGGCGGACGTGACGGTCACCGTCGAGGACCGCTGGGGCAGCCCGTACCGGCTGGCGGCCGGTTCCCTGACCGCCGACGGCCGGGAGCACACCCTCGACATGGACGTCTCCGCGGGACCGCTCACCCTGACCGGCGTCGAGTTCACGGTGGTCCAGCCCGGCGGCGAGAGCGAGGAACACCGCCTGACGGTACGGCGGGTGACGGCCACGGCCGCCGACGGGACCGCGCGGCCGGTGCCGCTGCCGGACGCCTGGACGGCCGGCTCGGAGCTGGCGCCGCCGTCGGTCACGCCGGACGCGCCGGGCGCTCCGTCCACTCCGCGCCTGCTGAAGCCGGGTCCGCTCGCCGTCGAGTACTCCACGGGCTACTCGGAGGCCGGCGGCTGGAAGATCACCACGCTGACCGTGCGGCTGCGGGTCGCGCAGCCGAAACCGGCCGAGGTGACCGCCGTGGCCACCGACCGCTTCCTCGACTCCTCGGGCGCGAGCACCGGACAGCGGGTCACGGTGCTGATCGGCGGCCACGACGTCCCGGTGCGGATCGTGCGCTCCGTGCGCGCGCTGCCGGGCACCGAGCCCGAGACCCCCTCGGCGCAGTTCGGCGGTGCCCTGCTGGTCGACCTGCCCGCGGTCAACCGGCATCTGCAGAGCAAGTACGGCGCCTCCGTCGCGCCCACCGAGTGGTGGCTGCGGGCCGGGCCGGGCAGGACCGACGAGGCGGCGGCGGGCCTGCGGGCGTTCCCGGACACCGCACCGGCCCAGGTACTGGTGCGCGACGAGGTCGCCGAGCGGCTGCGGGACGACCCGTTCGGCGCCGGTCCCGGGGCCGCGTTCGCCGCGGCGACCCTGGTGGCGGCGGCGCTCGCGGCGGTCGGCTTCGCGGTGAGCGCGGCCGGGTCGCTGCGCGAGCGGGGCACCGAGTTCTCCGTACTGCGTGCCCTGGGCGCCTCGCGCCGCCGGCTGGCCCGCACGGTCGCCGCCGAGCAGGGCGTGCTGACCGGGCTCGCGCTGCTGACCGGCGCCGCCCTGGGCGCGGTCCTGACCCGGGCGGTCATCCCGCTGACCGTACTGACCCCGCAGGCCACCCGCCCGGTGCCGGACGTGCAGGTGGCCCTGCCGGGTGACCGCGTCGCCCTGCTGCTGGCCGGCATGGCCGTCGTCCCGCTCCTGGTCACCGCGGCACTGGCCCTGCGCCGCACCGACACGACGGTGACCCTCAAGGACCACGGAGGTACCGGACGGTGA
- a CDS encoding FtsX-like permease family protein — MNRVTAPWVRTRLRAAPGAAVALAVLVALTACLAAAFPRALDRYTDAGLRQAVARAPVDESSILVTAGPDLDGGLAHTEESVRPERLTELYRSTLDAVERPLVIDGKRSSYGVRTTETLPSPDKWLPRPDGLPAEMLLAAPHGLADHTRLRSGRLPEVPGGETSIETTEVQAAVTEETARTLHVEVGSVIHVSAHQDLTVRVTGIVTPEDADSPYWSVDSLLRAPSLRRVPGPMGASNPSYWVGGLLLAPEAAPAVLGATSTVRYWHLTPSPDALHSRDLDGLASAVASLESGPGLERLHATINPLTDVTTGLDAAFTTYQELRGDIGPLVVVAASGAGTVAAVVLLMAGGLAGERRRAELALLRARGASVRGMAGRLLAETAVVAVPAGALGFGAALLALPGARLLPALWAAGAVTTVACLALPLRAAAAHHTVRIHDGRRDVASARASRRRTVAELTVVVLALGAVEMLRRRGATDGAGDLVAMAPVLVGVIAALVLVRLYPLPLRGLARPAGRLRGAVGPLALARAGRTSASATLPLLALLTAFTVAAFGGSVLSGVADARDRAALLSVGADARVEADEALPSGLSGRLGRAAGVREVTDVGVDYQARIQDGRQSLPLATVDPAGYAALAGRTGLGAFPAGELERPDGAEGGSEDAVLPALASPAVAERLGDGTFRVRLADGTFATLRIVLVRDRTPAVYGEDFLVVDRAGLPAAATRPNVLLLTGDDLDAGALHRAGGDAGTVHLRSEERDSYVDSPLQSGAERIYTAAVAAAAGYAALALLLSLASSAPERAALLARLRTMGLTRAQGRRLLVLESLPQALPAALGGILTGWAAVRLLSPGIDLATLAVPTATSPAGRAELSADPWSLAVPAVAVLVLAVGVAAVQAWWSGRRGAVAELRAGDAR, encoded by the coding sequence GTGAACCGTGTGACCGCCCCCTGGGTGCGCACCCGGCTGCGGGCCGCCCCCGGCGCCGCCGTCGCACTGGCGGTGCTGGTGGCGCTGACCGCGTGCCTGGCCGCCGCGTTCCCCCGGGCGCTGGACCGGTACACGGACGCCGGTCTGCGCCAGGCCGTGGCGCGCGCCCCGGTCGACGAGAGCAGCATCCTGGTGACCGCGGGTCCCGACCTCGACGGAGGGTTGGCCCACACCGAGGAGAGCGTCCGGCCCGAACGCCTCACCGAGCTGTACAGGTCCACCCTCGACGCCGTCGAACGACCGCTCGTCATCGACGGGAAGCGGTCCTCCTACGGCGTCCGCACCACCGAGACCCTGCCCTCGCCGGACAAGTGGCTGCCCCGGCCCGACGGCCTCCCCGCGGAGATGCTCCTCGCCGCCCCGCACGGTCTCGCCGACCACACCCGGCTGCGCTCCGGCCGGCTGCCCGAGGTCCCCGGCGGGGAGACGAGCATCGAGACCACCGAGGTGCAGGCCGCGGTGACCGAGGAGACGGCCCGCACGCTGCACGTCGAGGTGGGCTCGGTCATCCACGTGTCGGCCCACCAGGACCTCACCGTCCGTGTCACCGGCATCGTCACGCCCGAGGACGCCGACAGCCCCTACTGGTCCGTCGACTCCCTGCTGCGCGCCCCTTCCCTGCGGCGCGTGCCGGGGCCGATGGGCGCCTCCAACCCCTCCTACTGGGTGGGCGGTCTGCTGCTCGCCCCCGAGGCGGCGCCCGCGGTGCTGGGCGCGACCTCCACGGTCCGCTACTGGCACCTGACCCCCTCCCCGGACGCCCTGCACAGCCGCGACCTCGACGGGCTGGCCTCCGCCGTGGCCTCCCTGGAGTCCGGTCCCGGCCTGGAGCGGCTGCACGCGACGATCAACCCGCTCACCGACGTCACCACGGGACTCGACGCCGCCTTCACCACGTACCAGGAACTCCGCGGCGACATCGGCCCGCTGGTCGTCGTCGCCGCGTCGGGCGCGGGCACGGTCGCCGCCGTGGTCCTGCTGATGGCGGGCGGCCTGGCCGGCGAGCGGCGCCGCGCCGAACTGGCCCTGCTGCGGGCCCGCGGCGCCTCCGTACGCGGCATGGCGGGGCGGCTGCTCGCCGAGACGGCCGTCGTGGCCGTGCCCGCGGGCGCCCTCGGGTTCGGCGCGGCACTGCTCGCGCTGCCCGGCGCCCGGCTGCTCCCCGCGCTCTGGGCCGCCGGGGCGGTCACCACCGTGGCCTGTCTCGCCCTGCCGCTGCGGGCCGCCGCCGCCCATCACACCGTCCGGATCCACGACGGCCGGCGCGACGTGGCCTCCGCGCGTGCGTCCCGGCGCCGTACGGTCGCCGAACTCACCGTCGTGGTGCTCGCGCTCGGGGCGGTCGAGATGCTGCGCCGTCGCGGGGCGACGGACGGCGCCGGCGACCTGGTGGCGATGGCCCCGGTCCTGGTCGGGGTGATCGCCGCGCTGGTGCTGGTCCGCCTGTATCCGCTGCCGCTGCGCGGTCTGGCCCGCCCGGCCGGGCGGCTGCGGGGCGCCGTCGGGCCGCTCGCGCTGGCCCGGGCGGGCCGTACCTCCGCCTCCGCCACGCTGCCCCTCCTCGCGCTGCTGACCGCGTTCACCGTGGCGGCGTTCGGCGGCTCGGTCCTCAGCGGCGTGGCCGACGCCCGCGACCGGGCGGCACTGCTCTCGGTCGGCGCCGACGCCCGGGTGGAGGCGGACGAGGCCCTGCCCTCCGGCCTGTCCGGCCGTCTCGGGCGGGCAGCCGGGGTGCGGGAGGTCACCGACGTCGGCGTCGACTACCAGGCCAGGATCCAGGACGGCCGCCAGTCGCTGCCGCTCGCGACGGTGGACCCGGCCGGCTACGCGGCGCTGGCCGGGCGAACGGGCCTCGGCGCGTTCCCCGCGGGCGAGCTGGAGCGGCCCGACGGCGCCGAGGGCGGCTCCGAGGACGCCGTACTGCCGGCGCTGGCCTCCCCCGCGGTCGCCGAACGGCTGGGCGACGGCACCTTCCGGGTCCGCCTGGCCGACGGCACCTTCGCCACGCTGCGGATCGTGCTGGTCCGAGACCGCACCCCGGCCGTGTACGGCGAGGACTTCCTCGTCGTGGACCGGGCCGGACTGCCGGCCGCGGCCACCCGGCCGAACGTACTGCTGCTGACCGGCGACGACCTGGACGCGGGCGCGCTGCACCGGGCGGGAGGCGACGCCGGCACCGTCCACCTGCGGTCCGAGGAGCGCGACAGCTACGTGGACTCCCCGCTGCAGTCCGGTGCGGAGCGCATCTACACGGCCGCCGTGGCCGCCGCCGCCGGATACGCCGCCCTGGCCCTGCTGCTGTCCCTCGCGAGCAGCGCCCCCGAACGCGCCGCGCTCCTGGCCCGGCTGCGCACCATGGGCCTCACCCGCGCCCAGGGCCGCCGTCTGCTCGTCCTGGAGTCCCTCCCGCAGGCGCTGCCCGCGGCTCTGGGCGGCATCCTGACCGGCTGGGCGGCCGTACGGCTCCTGTCCCCCGGCATCGACCTGGCGACCCTCGCGGTGCCCACGGCGACGTCCCCGGCGGGGCGCGCGGAACTGAGCGCCGACCCGTGGTCGCTGGCCGTCCCGGCGGTGGCGGTGCTGGTCCTGGCGGTGGGGGTGGCGGCGGTTCAGGCCTGGTGGTCGGGCCGGCGCGGAGCGGTGGCGGAACTCAGGGCGGGTGACGCGCGGTGA